A region of Malaciobacter marinus DNA encodes the following proteins:
- a CDS encoding glycosyltransferase family 4 protein: protein MRITLFHQYFLGKNDPGGSRWNEFTSFFSKKAGFITDVIAGNIHYATGKKILPNTWSNTEKVDEDITLYRTWTYSGYNSNFVGRVIGYLSYTFSSLLKALFLKKPDVYIVTSPSIFVGISAIIVSKLKRVPFIFEVRDLWPESAVATGVLNNKILLKILYWLEHRLYKYSKKIVVLTPAFKENIEKRYPEFIDKIEIITNGADFSIMGEEHKGSELRKKFAWGDKKVFTYLGAHGVANDLMQVVEAAKAFKEYDNIHFVLIGDGMQKKLLKQKASEYNLKNIEFIDSVPKHEVVDYVNASDVCMAILKKTDTFKTVYPNKVFDYMSCKKPVFVTIDGITRDLINEAKCGLYAEPENLEEFKKVVDKFLNMSDIELKAFGENGYKLVKEKFDREKLAERYIELIKEVSNA from the coding sequence ATGCGAATAACACTTTTTCATCAATATTTTTTAGGTAAAAACGACCCAGGTGGTTCAAGATGGAATGAATTTACATCTTTTTTTAGTAAAAAAGCAGGATTTATAACTGATGTTATAGCGGGAAATATCCACTATGCTACAGGAAAAAAGATACTTCCAAACACTTGGTCAAATACTGAAAAAGTAGATGAAGATATCACTCTGTATCGTACTTGGACTTATTCTGGGTACAATAGTAACTTTGTAGGTAGAGTGATAGGATATCTTTCCTATACATTTTCATCTTTACTTAAAGCACTATTTCTAAAAAAACCTGATGTGTATATAGTAACTTCACCTTCTATTTTTGTAGGGATTAGTGCAATAATAGTTTCGAAACTAAAAAGAGTACCCTTTATCTTTGAAGTAAGAGACTTGTGGCCAGAATCAGCTGTAGCAACTGGTGTGTTAAATAATAAGATTTTATTAAAAATTTTATATTGGTTAGAACATAGACTTTATAAATATAGTAAAAAAATAGTTGTACTCACACCTGCTTTTAAAGAAAATATAGAAAAAAGATATCCAGAGTTTATAGATAAAATAGAGATTATTACAAATGGTGCTGATTTTTCTATAATGGGGGAAGAACATAAAGGAAGTGAGTTAAGAAAAAAATTTGCTTGGGGTGACAAAAAAGTATTTACTTATCTTGGAGCCCATGGTGTAGCAAATGACCTTATGCAAGTAGTAGAAGCTGCAAAGGCTTTTAAAGAATATGATAATATTCACTTTGTACTTATTGGTGATGGTATGCAAAAAAAACTTTTAAAACAAAAAGCTAGTGAGTATAATCTTAAAAACATAGAGTTTATAGACTCAGTACCTAAGCATGAAGTAGTGGACTATGTAAATGCAAGTGATGTATGTATGGCAATACTCAAAAAGACTGATACTTTTAAGACAGTATATCCCAACAAAGTATTTGACTATATGAGCTGTAAAAAGCCAGTATTTGTAACTATAGATGGTATAACAAGAGATTTAATAAATGAAGCAAAGTGTGGGCTCTATGCAGAACCTGAAAACCTAGAAGAGTTTAAAAAAGTAGTTGATAAGTTTTTAAATATGAGTGATATAGAACTAAAAGCTTTTGGAGAAAATGGCTACAAATTAGTAAAAGAAAAATTTGATAGAGAGAAATTAGCTGAACGGTATATTGAGCTAATAAAAGAGGTTTCAAATGCTTAA
- the pglC gene encoding undecaprenyl phosphate N,N'-diacetylbacillosamine 1-phosphate transferase — MLKSLFDKTLALFLIILFSPIYIVVSLLILWKMGSPILFRQKRPGYKEKIFGIYKFRTMTNEKDKEGNLLPDEQRLVGVGKFIRSTSLDELPQLFNVLKGEMSFVGPRPLLIEYLKLYTDKQKRRHDVKPGITGWAQVNGRNAISWEQKFDYDVWYVDNQSFLLDMKILWLTFLKVVKRSDISSSSSATMEKFTGTK; from the coding sequence ATGCTTAAATCACTATTTGACAAAACCTTAGCGCTATTTTTAATAATTCTTTTTTCACCTATTTATATAGTAGTGAGTTTACTTATACTTTGGAAGATGGGAAGTCCTATACTTTTTAGACAAAAGCGACCAGGATATAAAGAAAAGATATTTGGTATATATAAATTTAGAACTATGACAAATGAAAAAGATAAAGAGGGGAATTTGCTTCCAGATGAGCAAAGACTAGTAGGAGTTGGAAAGTTTATTAGAAGTACAAGTTTAGATGAACTTCCTCAGTTGTTTAATGTACTTAAGGGAGAGATGAGCTTTGTCGGTCCTAGACCATTACTTATTGAATATCTAAAACTTTACACTGATAAACAAAAAAGAAGGCACGATGTAAAGCCAGGTATCACAGGATGGGCTCAAGTAAATGGAAGAAATGCTATTTCTTGGGAACAAAAATTTGATTATGATGTTTGGTATGTTGATAATCAATCTTTTCTATTAGATATGAAAATACTTTGGTTAACTTTTTTAAAAGTTGTAAAAAGAAGTGATATTAGTTCTTCTAGCAGTGCTACAATGGAAAAATTTACTGGGACAAAGTAA
- a CDS encoding NeuD/PglB/VioB family sugar acetyltransferase, with translation MKELYIYGASGHGLVVADIARDNGYENIIFIDDGKNKYPTFEDIKKTNNIPIAFGIGSNAIRAKLFEKVHNSGFKIISLIHPSSIISSSATIGKGTVIMPNVVVNAKATIGEGAILNTSCVIEHECVIDDFVHISPNVALAGDVKVGKYTHIGIGSNVIQGIIIGNHTVIGAGSIVVKNINNFKKAYGNPCREIEDIK, from the coding sequence ATGAAAGAGTTATATATTTATGGAGCAAGTGGCCATGGTCTTGTAGTTGCAGATATTGCAAGAGATAATGGTTACGAAAATATTATATTCATTGATGATGGAAAAAACAAATATCCAACTTTTGAAGATATTAAAAAAACTAATAATATTCCTATTGCTTTTGGAATAGGTAGTAATGCTATAAGAGCAAAACTTTTTGAAAAAGTTCATAATAGTGGATTTAAGATAATAAGTTTAATTCATCCAAGTAGCATAATATCTTCAAGTGCAACTATAGGTAAAGGAACAGTTATCATGCCAAATGTAGTAGTAAATGCAAAAGCCACTATAGGTGAAGGCGCAATATTAAATACTTCTTGTGTTATTGAGCATGAGTGTGTGATAGATGATTTTGTACATATTTCACCAAATGTTGCACTTGCAGGAGATGTAAAGGTTGGTAAATATACTCATATTGGAATAGGCTCTAATGTGATACAAGGTATAATAATAGGAAATCATACAGTTATAGGTGCTGGGTCAATTGTAGTAAAAAATATTAACAATTTTAAAAAAGCATATGGTAATCCGTGTAGAGAAATAGAGGATATAAAGTGA
- the pglE gene encoding UDP-N-acetylbacillosamine transaminase, whose protein sequence is MNKRIFLSAPHMSGNELKYIEKVFESNYIAPLGEYVNKFEDSIKNYTGTKNALAVTSGTAAIHLALRVLGVGEGDDVLASTFTFIGSVNAILYQGANSVFIDSDKESWNLSPKLLNKYLCECDKKPKALIVTHLYGQCADIEKIANICNLHGVYLIEDAAESLGATYNGHHTGTFGDFGIYSFNGNKILTTSGGGMLVSSNKDWIDKAKFYSTQAKEPFIHYEHEEYGYNYRMSNVLAAIGVGQMEVIEERVQKKREIFNWYKEFLEDCDEVEFMPELDNSRGNRWLTAMIFEKSDYNKIMKALEQVNVESRPLWKPMHMQKLFKNNKAIVDGTSEELFEKGLCVASSTTMNKDDVQMICDVIKDNLI, encoded by the coding sequence GTGAATAAACGAATTTTTTTAAGTGCTCCACATATGAGTGGAAATGAATTAAAGTATATTGAAAAAGTATTTGAAAGCAATTATATAGCACCACTTGGTGAATATGTAAATAAATTTGAGGACAGTATAAAGAATTATACAGGTACAAAAAATGCTCTTGCAGTGACTTCTGGAACAGCTGCTATTCATTTAGCTCTTAGAGTTTTAGGAGTTGGTGAGGGAGATGATGTATTAGCTTCTACTTTTACTTTTATAGGTTCAGTAAATGCTATACTTTATCAAGGTGCAAATTCAGTTTTCATAGATAGTGATAAAGAGAGTTGGAATTTATCACCAAAACTTCTAAACAAATATTTATGCGAATGTGATAAGAAACCAAAAGCTTTAATAGTAACTCATCTATATGGACAGTGTGCTGATATAGAAAAAATAGCTAATATTTGTAATCTTCATGGAGTATATCTGATTGAAGATGCAGCTGAAAGTTTAGGTGCTACTTATAATGGTCATCACACAGGAACATTTGGAGATTTTGGGATATACAGTTTCAATGGAAATAAAATCTTAACTACAAGTGGTGGAGGTATGCTAGTGAGTTCAAATAAAGACTGGATTGACAAAGCGAAGTTTTACTCTACTCAGGCAAAAGAACCTTTTATACACTATGAGCATGAAGAGTATGGATATAACTATCGTATGTCAAATGTTTTAGCAGCTATTGGTGTAGGACAAATGGAAGTTATAGAAGAGCGTGTACAGAAAAAAAGAGAAATATTCAATTGGTATAAAGAGTTTTTAGAAGATTGTGATGAAGTTGAGTTTATGCCAGAACTTGACAATAGTAGAGGGAATAGATGGCTTACCGCTATGATATTTGAAAAATCAGATTACAATAAAATTATGAAGGCTTTAGAACAAGTAAATGTAGAATCAAGACCTTTATGGAAACCTATGCATATGCAAAAATTATTTAAAAACAATAAGGCTATAGTTGATGGTACAAGTGAAGAGTTATTTGAAAAAGGGCTTTGTGTAGCAAGTAGTACAACAATGAATAAAGATGATGTACAGATGATTTGTGATGTAATCAAAGATAATTTAATTTGA
- the pglF gene encoding UDP-N-acetylglucosamine 4,6-dehydratase (configuration-retaining), with translation MLRLDKRILNFVVIIALTIITFWWTFFIFHMEFEIRFVLGVIAIRMLASLLIFKDFSLSWSKATQKTFIMKSIVYIIAFCIYMPFYYGELRFAFMASELAFYLFAINFSMYSYHYLINRSKVAKTKELVIYGAGKAGMKLEEEFRESKYKVKYFVDDDKILQKRSIDAIHILSKKRLKERLAGQKLDLLIIAMPSVKKSRIKHIYEELGEYFKEIRILPSLEEILEHKDFTTQLKNISVEDLLARHPQDLDKHKIESFIKDKIVLITGAGGSIGSEISRQCKKFGAKQLVLLDHSEYNLYKITEELHSPNIVSVMQNVRNYDFIEKTFKKYKPQIVIHAAAYKHVPLVEDNILEGISNNILGTKNCIDLSIKYEAEKFVLISTDKAVRPTNVMGTTKRICELYAQNANTKENTEIVAVRFGNVLGSSGSVIPKFKSQIEAGGPITVTHPDITRYFMLIPEACELVLQAASIGKGGELFILDMGEPVKIVDLAKKMCELSGQEDIKIEFCGLRPGEKLYEELLINDSDKKTDYDSIMVASSTKYDIDKLNKDIQELLVCEDKIKKLKEIVPEFEHNK, from the coding sequence ATGCTAAGACTTGATAAACGAATACTTAATTTTGTAGTGATAATTGCTCTTACGATTATTACTTTTTGGTGGACTTTTTTTATATTTCATATGGAGTTTGAGATAAGATTTGTTTTAGGAGTGATAGCTATAAGAATGCTGGCTTCTCTTTTGATTTTCAAAGATTTTAGTTTGAGTTGGTCAAAGGCTACTCAAAAAACTTTTATTATGAAAAGTATTGTTTATATCATAGCTTTTTGTATCTATATGCCTTTTTATTATGGGGAACTTAGATTTGCTTTTATGGCCTCTGAGCTTGCTTTTTATTTGTTTGCTATAAATTTTTCTATGTACTCTTATCATTATTTGATAAATAGAAGCAAGGTTGCAAAGACTAAAGAGTTAGTTATTTATGGTGCTGGAAAAGCTGGGATGAAGCTAGAAGAAGAGTTTCGAGAGAGTAAATATAAAGTAAAGTACTTTGTAGATGATGATAAAATTTTACAAAAAAGATCAATTGATGCTATTCATATCTTGTCAAAAAAGAGACTAAAAGAGAGATTAGCAGGGCAAAAACTTGATCTTTTGATTATTGCTATGCCAAGTGTAAAGAAAAGTAGAATAAAACATATATATGAGGAACTTGGAGAGTATTTTAAAGAGATTAGAATTCTTCCATCACTTGAAGAGATACTTGAACACAAAGATTTTACAACGCAACTTAAAAATATATCTGTTGAAGATTTACTTGCAAGGCATCCTCAAGATTTGGATAAACATAAAATCGAAAGCTTTATAAAAGATAAAATAGTACTTATTACTGGTGCTGGTGGAAGTATTGGAAGTGAAATAAGTAGACAGTGTAAAAAATTTGGTGCAAAACAGCTTGTTTTACTTGATCATAGTGAGTATAATCTATATAAAATAACAGAAGAACTACACTCCCCAAATATCGTCTCAGTGATGCAAAATGTAAGAAACTATGACTTTATAGAAAAGACCTTTAAAAAATACAAACCCCAAATAGTAATACATGCAGCTGCATATAAGCATGTGCCTTTAGTAGAAGATAATATACTTGAGGGTATTTCAAACAACATACTTGGAACAAAAAACTGTATAGATTTATCTATAAAATACGAAGCTGAAAAGTTTGTATTAATCTCAACAGATAAAGCAGTAAGACCTACAAATGTCATGGGTACAACAAAACGAATATGTGAATTGTATGCGCAAAATGCAAATACAAAAGAAAACACAGAGATAGTAGCTGTAAGATTTGGAAATGTACTTGGAAGTAGTGGAAGCGTAATACCAAAGTTTAAATCACAAATTGAAGCTGGAGGACCTATTACAGTAACTCATCCAGATATTACAAGATATTTTATGCTTATACCAGAAGCTTGTGAGCTTGTACTACAAGCTGCAAGTATTGGAAAAGGTGGAGAGTTATTTATACTTGATATGGGAGAACCTGTAAAAATCGTAGATTTAGCTAAAAAGATGTGTGAGTTAAGTGGACAAGAAGATATAAAAATAGAGTTTTGTGGATTAAGACCAGGAGAAAAACTTTATGAAGAACTACTTATAAATGATAGTGATAAAAAAACAGACTATGACTCAATCATGGTAGCAAGCTCTACAAAATATGATATAGATAAACTAAACAAGGATATTCAAGAACTTCTAGTTTGTGAAGATAAAATCAAGAAGTTAAAAGAGATAGTTCCAGAGTTTGAACACAATAAGTAA
- the ychF gene encoding redox-regulated ATPase YchF: MGLGVGIVGLPNVGKSTTFNALTKAQNAEAQNYPFCTIEPNKAIVPVPDKRLDELAKIVIPDKIQHSTIDFVDIAGLVRGASKGEGLGNQFLSNIREVEVILHMVRCFDDGNITHVEGDVNPLRDIEIIETELIYADITQVEKKIDRLKKQSKGSKDAAAQLVVAQALLDHLAELEPVKTFEDSENELFIALDKELRFLSNKDVIYGANVDEDSLADGGNNYVDVLKDHAQEVNADVIMLCAKIEEELVGLEDDEAREFLTDLGVQESGLEQIIHTAFDKLGLQSYFTAGKVEVRAWTIKKNTKAPQAAAVIHNDFEKGFIKAEVISYEDFVSLGGEAKCKEAGKLRLEGKDYVVQDGDVMHFRFNV; the protein is encoded by the coding sequence ATGGGTTTAGGTGTAGGTATCGTAGGACTTCCAAATGTAGGTAAAAGTACAACATTTAATGCTTTGACAAAAGCACAAAATGCAGAGGCGCAAAACTATCCTTTTTGTACTATTGAGCCAAATAAAGCGATTGTTCCAGTACCAGATAAGAGATTAGATGAATTAGCAAAGATTGTTATTCCAGATAAAATTCAACATTCAACTATTGATTTTGTTGATATTGCTGGGCTTGTTAGAGGTGCTAGTAAGGGTGAGGGTCTTGGTAATCAGTTTTTATCAAATATTAGAGAAGTTGAAGTAATCTTACATATGGTTAGATGTTTTGATGATGGTAATATCACTCATGTTGAGGGTGATGTAAATCCTTTAAGAGATATTGAGATTATTGAAACAGAATTAATTTATGCAGATATTACTCAAGTTGAAAAGAAAATTGATAGACTTAAAAAACAATCAAAAGGGTCAAAAGATGCAGCAGCTCAACTTGTAGTTGCACAAGCTTTACTTGACCATTTAGCTGAGTTAGAGCCTGTAAAAACTTTTGAAGATAGTGAAAATGAACTTTTTATTGCCCTTGATAAAGAGCTTAGGTTTTTATCAAATAAAGATGTGATTTATGGTGCAAATGTTGATGAGGATTCACTAGCTGATGGTGGAAATAATTATGTTGATGTATTAAAAGATCATGCACAAGAAGTAAATGCAGATGTTATTATGCTTTGTGCAAAAATAGAAGAAGAACTTGTTGGTTTAGAAGATGATGAAGCAAGAGAGTTTTTAACTGATTTAGGTGTACAAGAATCAGGTTTGGAGCAAATCATTCACACAGCATTTGATAAACTTGGACTTCAGTCATACTTTACTGCTGGTAAAGTTGAGGTTAGAGCATGGACTATCAAGAAAAATACAAAAGCACCACAAGCAGCTGCTGTTATTCACAATGATTTTGAAAAAGGTTTTATCAAAGCTGAAGTTATTTCTTATGAAGATTTTGTTAGTCTTGGTGGAGAAGCTAAATGTAAAGAAGCAGGTAAACTAAGACTTGAAGGTAAAGATTATGTTGTTCAAGATGGTGATGTTATGCACTTTAGGTTCAACGTTTAA
- a CDS encoding HDOD domain-containing protein, protein MPENILEKIESLPPLPKTIAEIEEYRQKRDKEAFELLKIIEKDALIISTLLKVSNSAMFGFRSKVETPSRAINLLGINFTISIAIGGTVQNLLKANLSAYGINSDDFMRVSNMATTLTNLWLSKVSFDLKEELILPSLLQEAGKFIVADILELEGKTNEFKALLRQGKSTAQAEKEILGLSTSEITARIFRHWKLSDTLINSIEFVDDVSKADEAYKQRAQILDVVKTACEVTAPLSDDNVNKAIEKAKAYNLDIKSLENAIEKLEDRLLDEQV, encoded by the coding sequence GTGCCAGAAAATATTTTAGAAAAAATTGAGTCATTACCTCCTCTTCCTAAAACAATTGCAGAGATTGAAGAGTATAGACAAAAAAGAGATAAAGAAGCTTTTGAGTTATTAAAGATAATTGAGAAAGATGCCTTGATAATTTCAACATTATTAAAGGTTTCAAATTCAGCGATGTTTGGATTTAGAAGCAAGGTTGAAACTCCAAGTAGAGCTATTAATTTACTTGGGATTAACTTTACAATTTCTATTGCAATTGGCGGTACTGTACAAAACTTGCTAAAGGCAAATTTATCTGCTTATGGAATCAATAGTGATGATTTTATGAGAGTTTCAAATATGGCAACTACCTTAACTAATCTTTGGTTATCAAAAGTCTCTTTTGATTTAAAAGAAGAGCTTATCTTACCTTCTTTACTTCAAGAAGCAGGAAAGTTTATTGTTGCTGATATTTTAGAGCTTGAGGGTAAAACAAATGAATTCAAAGCTTTATTAAGACAAGGTAAGTCAACAGCACAAGCAGAAAAAGAGATTTTAGGATTAAGTACTTCAGAGATTACTGCTAGAATTTTTAGGCATTGGAAGCTAAGTGATACTTTGATTAATTCAATCGAGTTTGTAGATGATGTAAGCAAAGCTGATGAAGCTTATAAACAAAGAGCACAAATCCTTGATGTTGTAAAAACAGCTTGTGAAGTTACAGCTCCTTTAAGTGATGATAATGTAAATAAAGCTATTGAGAAAGCAAAAGCTTATAATCTTGATATAAAATCACTTGAAAATGCTATTGAAAAACTAGAAGATAGACTTTTAGACGAACAAGTATAA
- the recO gene encoding recombination protein RecO — translation MQGYILDVKPVKDDDLIVTILTPTRVYTTYRFYGARHSNINVGYKIDFEIEHNLRSDIGRLRDVMQLNYEWILDGKKMYAWQRFIKLFYYHFKDIEELDEFYFDLLNALSHLMIKQNEKRAIIQAYLKLLEHEGRLHVDYTCFLCDIEIEDEISLVRSFVPAHPQCTFARKFKLSKIKEMFEQNSLINFSDDEIKYLWHILLQGL, via the coding sequence ATGCAAGGATACATTTTAGACGTAAAACCTGTAAAAGATGATGATCTAATAGTTACAATACTTACGCCTACAAGAGTTTATACAACATATAGATTTTATGGAGCAAGACACTCAAATATAAATGTAGGATATAAAATAGATTTTGAGATTGAACATAATCTAAGAAGTGATATTGGAAGATTAAGAGATGTAATGCAGTTAAATTATGAGTGGATATTAGATGGAAAAAAAATGTATGCTTGGCAAAGATTTATAAAACTGTTTTATTATCACTTTAAAGATATAGAAGAATTAGATGAATTTTACTTTGATTTACTAAATGCCCTATCACACTTGATGATAAAACAAAATGAAAAAAGAGCTATCATACAAGCATATTTAAAACTCTTAGAACATGAGGGAAGACTTCATGTGGATTACACATGTTTTTTATGTGACATAGAAATTGAAGATGAGATTTCACTTGTGAGAAGTTTTGTACCTGCTCACCCACAATGCACCTTTGCAAGAAAGTTTAAACTTAGCAAAATAAAAGAGATGTTTGAGCAAAATTCACTTATAAATTTCAGTGATGATGAAATAAAATATCTTTGGCATATTTTACTTCAAGGATTGTAA
- a CDS encoding pyrimidine/purine nucleoside phosphorylase — translation MAEFENVNIAKAANVFFDGSITSRSIEFKDGTRKTLGIMLPGEYELNTVNKEIMDIQTGELEVMLPAEDWMEVKAPGSFEIPANSKFKLRVKSLVDYCCSFIK, via the coding sequence ATGGCAGAATTCGAAAATGTAAATATTGCAAAAGCTGCAAATGTATTTTTTGATGGAAGTATAACAAGTAGATCTATTGAATTTAAAGATGGTACAAGGAAAACTTTAGGAATTATGCTACCTGGTGAGTATGAATTAAATACTGTAAATAAAGAGATTATGGATATTCAAACTGGTGAACTAGAAGTTATGCTACCAGCTGAAGATTGGATGGAAGTAAAAGCTCCTGGAAGTTTTGAAATACCTGCAAACTCAAAATTTAAATTAAGAGTAAAAAGTTTAGTTGATTATTGTTGTTCATTTATTAAATAG
- a CDS encoding nitrous oxide reductase accessory protein NosL → MLKRISLFLLLISISLFASQNKMFQTVDENQATLVKTDTSKHFCNVCGMDLVKFYKTSHAVEFKNGHKEQYCSLHCFANINKKFGKLIKKVQVVNTKTLELIDAKKAFYVVGSSVKGTMSMTSKYAFLSKKDALKFQKEHGGEIKTFDEALKIATADLTNDNKKIDKKRAKVAKKGKKIYEALCDNKAQLPDFNSIGEAKKYLIDNKICKNIKPNMLQAAAIYKYDPSLATNQNKKLSVPKDAKCPVCGMYVAKYPKWAAKIEVNKTHTHYFDGTKDMFKFYFNPKKYAHTHTKEQMKNITVTDYYTLETIDGKSAFYVVGSNVYGPMGEELIPFKDKKSANAFKNSHYGKKILKFEEVKESILY, encoded by the coding sequence ATGTTAAAAAGAATTTCTCTTTTTTTATTGCTTATTAGTATAAGTCTATTTGCTAGTCAAAATAAAATGTTTCAAACAGTAGATGAAAATCAAGCTACTTTAGTTAAAACTGATACTAGCAAACATTTTTGTAATGTTTGTGGAATGGATCTTGTAAAATTTTATAAAACATCACATGCAGTTGAGTTTAAAAATGGTCATAAAGAACAGTACTGTTCACTTCACTGTTTTGCAAATATTAATAAAAAGTTTGGAAAGCTTATAAAAAAAGTTCAAGTAGTTAATACTAAAACTTTAGAGTTAATAGATGCAAAAAAAGCTTTTTATGTAGTAGGAAGTTCTGTAAAAGGAACTATGAGTATGACGAGTAAATATGCATTTTTGAGTAAAAAAGATGCTTTAAAGTTTCAAAAAGAGCATGGTGGCGAAATAAAGACTTTTGATGAAGCTTTGAAGATTGCCACTGCTGATTTGACAAATGACAATAAAAAAATAGATAAAAAAAGAGCAAAGGTAGCTAAAAAAGGTAAAAAGATATATGAAGCATTGTGTGATAATAAAGCACAACTTCCAGATTTTAACTCAATAGGTGAAGCTAAAAAATATCTAATTGATAACAAAATTTGTAAAAATATAAAACCAAATATGCTTCAAGCTGCTGCTATTTACAAATATGACCCCTCACTTGCTACAAACCAAAATAAAAAACTAAGTGTTCCAAAAGATGCGAAGTGTCCAGTTTGTGGAATGTATGTTGCAAAATATCCAAAATGGGCTGCAAAAATAGAAGTAAATAAAACTCACACTCACTATTTTGATGGAACAAAAGATATGTTTAAATTCTATTTTAATCCAAAAAAATACGCTCATACTCATACAAAAGAACAGATGAAAAATATAACTGTTACTGATTATTATACTCTTGAAACTATTGATGGTAAAAGTGCATTTTATGTAGTAGGTTCAAATGTATATGGTCCAATGGGAGAAGAGTTAATTCCATTTAAAGATAAAAAATCAGCTAATGCATTTAAAAATAGTCATTATGGTAAAAAAATATTGAAATTTGAAGAGGTAAAAGAGAGTATTTTATACTAA
- a CDS encoding Rossmann-like domain-containing protein, which translates to MILDILKQQALQSAKKNSLTLKSFKICEPFTYVEVTNKTKTSIGVALSPSDEGDLKNNNFKSIEDILEDDSFNLASRAIILATINAIGQYELQENPPLLKKNLRVESCEFLLENSTKEDKIVFIGNLKPVIKKLKENSRDVAVFCRRKKELNNEVYNDIFEYEAVSKADIVVITGAALIGSTFDALLKFATKAKIIMVSGFSAGLNPIWLKNSNVTHVASLYLKDCSKEKIEKNPFEDIFENSCYLQKT; encoded by the coding sequence ATGATACTTGATATATTAAAACAACAAGCACTTCAAAGTGCTAAAAAAAACTCTTTGACTTTAAAAAGTTTTAAAATTTGTGAGCCATTTACTTATGTTGAAGTTACAAATAAAACTAAAACTTCTATTGGAGTAGCTTTAAGTCCAAGTGATGAGGGAGATTTAAAAAATAACAACTTTAAAAGTATTGAAGATATTTTAGAAGATGATAGTTTTAATTTAGCCTCAAGAGCAATTATACTTGCAACAATAAATGCAATAGGACAATATGAATTACAAGAAAATCCACCTTTATTAAAAAAGAATCTAAGAGTTGAAAGCTGTGAGTTTTTACTTGAAAATAGTACCAAAGAAGATAAAATAGTTTTCATTGGAAACTTAAAACCTGTAATAAAAAAACTAAAAGAAAACTCAAGAGATGTAGCAGTTTTTTGTAGAAGAAAAAAAGAGTTAAATAATGAAGTTTATAATGATATCTTTGAGTATGAAGCTGTAAGTAAAGCAGATATTGTAGTAATCACAGGTGCGGCACTTATTGGTTCAACTTTTGATGCATTGCTAAAGTTCGCAACAAAAGCAAAAATTATTATGGTATCAGGATTTTCTGCTGGATTAAATCCAATTTGGTTAAAAAACAGTAATGTAACCCATGTTGCTAGCTTATACTTAAAAGATTGTTCAAAAGAGAAAATAGAAAAAAACCCTTTTGAAGATATCTTTGAAAATAGCTGTTATTTACAAAAAACATAA